The Nicotiana tomentosiformis chromosome 2, ASM39032v3, whole genome shotgun sequence genome includes the window GGGGAAGATCTATAGTGgaaatggagtaaaatgggtGGGGTTGATGGTTGCCGCTTTATGGTGGTTTTCGCTTGTTTTTGTCCCTATTTATCTTTTCATTTTTCGTTTTGCTTGTGAGATAGTCGAAAAGATCAAGGTTTGGGGAAGATCTATAGTGgaaatggagtaaaatgggtGGGGTTGATGGTTGCAGCTTTACAGTGGTTTTCTCTCAGCACTGTAAGAATACATGTTTAGCAACCTTGGGAAATCGTTGGTGTGCTTTTACACTATCTGCAAGGAGAAAATTCAGAAAAATGGACTGGAATCTTGATTCAGGGGGATCTTCATCCTATTCATTTCGTACTGGATACCATTAGCTTCACGGAGCTCCTAATATGCTTTGGTATGACATTTATTCCTTTCAGCCAATGGAAATTTATGTAGACGACGAGGCCAAGTTGACCCTTCATGGACTTGTACAGGTACATCTTTGGAACCTGGACATGGTACACCATTTCTTAAAATTAGTCGTCTTCTTACCTTGTTTCTATTTCATGACAGCACTACATCAAATTGAGCGAAACGGAGAAGAACCGGAAGCTGAATGACCTGCTGGATGCTTTGGACTTCAATCAAGTTGTTATATTTGTCAAGAGCGTGAGCAGAGCAGCACAGCTGAACAAGTTGCTTGTTGAGTGCAATTTTCCATCTATCTGCATCCACTCTGGCATGACTCAGGAAGAGAGGTCTGTATAGCTATTATTTCAAGAACTCTCCACTTTATCTGCTTATGCACATAGAGATGTACTTAATTTTTGTTAAACCCAAAAGATCCCTGTACTTAATTGCATATAAAGCATTCTCTACATCGAGCAACATCATAATCCATGTAAACCTAGTTAAGACAAGAAAATCTGAGTCGTCATAGAATTGCAACATATCATATAACTTCCGCATTTAGCCGAAAAATAAAAAGCATTAGTATATAAAAGCGCACACATCCTCAAAATCTTTCCTATAAAAATCTACTTTGGTTGAACTGCTAAACTCCAGCTTCACAGGTGGAACAGTGGAAGAGACAGAAAAAAAAGTAAAAGCTGAGTACTTGAACCTTGCGATCATTAACCCTAATCTGCACATCTAAAAGAATGATATGAATTTCATCAAAAAAGATGAAATATGAGCAAGCCTCGTACAGAGTTGAAAAGAAAGAAGTTGCTAAATAAATAATACCTACAGAGTTATTCCCAAGGTCCAGTTTATTAACAATGCTAAATTGCTAATAAAGATTATATGGGGAAGTTAAGATGTATCTTGATATCTGTTCAACAAGATCTATGTGATTAAAAATTCAGtattatcaaaggcgaaaagcgcaaaaaagctccaAGGTCCGTTGGGGCTTTAAACGCAAAGCGCAAATAGAGTGGActttaatgaaaaaaggcgcaacgggagaaaaagtaaaaatatgtatgtagtccaagactaatcattataagcatgaataccaAATATATAGACAGAGAAATTGAAAAAAATGCACGATAAAGTGAAGTATCAATTGTTTAAGGTCGCCTTTTCAGGATtacactcattggcaaggaaaagtatgccttagagctTTGATGCGACACTAAAGCGCCCacaaagcgaggcgaagcgctcaaagtcttttgagcctcgcttcagggcttaagcgcgctttGACAACACATGATTGAATATCTGATAGCCTGCTTTATTAGTGTTCTACTTTTTTCTAACTCTTCCCTTGTGAAGTGATTAAAACTTGCAAATATCGTGTTTAATTTTTCATCACTATTGCTTATATCGAAGTTGAGTTGAATCAGAAGGCTGCAACAAGCATATTGTGCCGCACTTAATTTTCTTATTAAGTTGTACATGATGTAAGTTTAATACATAACTTGTCTCTGTTGAGTAGATTGACTCGCTACAAGAATTTCAAGGAGgggcacaagagaattcttgttGCAACTGATTTGGTTGGCAGGGGCATTGACATTGAAAGGGTTAACATCGTTGTTAACTATGACATGCCAGATTCCGCAGACACTTATCTTCACAGAGTAATTCCCATCTTTTGGGTTCTTTGGCTTTTGGTGTTTTAATTTCTACATCTTATGCAGGTACTCATAATTATCTTAAATTTATAAATGTATAGGTTGGTAGAGCTGGTAGGTTTGGAACTAAAGGTCTTGCCATCACATTTGTGTCGTCTGCATCAGATTCTGATGTTCTTAACCAGGTTAGGGACCTTTGATATTTATCCTCTTATATTGTATTCTTGTGTTCCTATTATTCTGAGTTTTTGTGTTTTACTAATTATAGGTTCAGGAGAGGTTCGAAGTGGATATAAAAGAGCTTCCGGAGCAGATTGATACTTCTACATACAGTATGCCATTACTTGATACTTGCTTAAGCATTATAGCATTAATGTTTGCTTTAATTTCTTGGGATGTTTGTTGCTTTACTCGTTATATTATGGAAGCAAGTGCAGAATGTCTTTTGGTATATATAGGCCTTAGGAGCTAATCTTTTGGTATATATAGGCCTTAGGAGCTAATCTATTAATGTAAGAAGCTTTTGAAACTTTTAGTCTTTCTCTGCTTAGAGGTTGAGTATAAATTGGGAGTTATAAAGTAGAGATGAAAAATAGTCCATTATGCGAACTGCTTGGGTTGTATGGATAAGGGTTTCTGTTCTTAAAGCTGATAACGAATATAAGGATGAAAGGAGAACAATCCGTCCGTATATAAGAAAAACTTAATTGgttatcaataaaatatataagcAACTTGATTTGCTAATCTACCATCAACTATCCATTTAGCGGACGTATTATAGTAAGGCCGTATAAAATGAATATTCATCAAATTTACACGTAGGTTTGCCTTTTGTAGTTACTACTATCGAGAGTGGACTTAATCATGTAACTTTTGCGTGGGTTTTAAAAGCGTTAGTGTAACTTctttagtgaaaattttgaattgAGTAGAACAATCCTTTGCTGCACTGGATTTGGAAAATTTACTGGGTATTTTGGCCCTTTAACATTTTTATTACTAAATCTGTTTCCTCGTGGGCTAATGTTGTGAAAGATCAAAactaagtgtcatcttaattgctTTCGCTTTTGCTGGATTTATTTCTCTCCAATTTACAATATCTTTTACTGTTTCTGATCGCTTTAGGGTGCTCAAAAACTGTTGTCTTGTGTGTGCAGTGCCATCATAGATGATGAGGCCGTCCTGGAAAATATTCACGTTTATGTTCCATGAAGACAACGGAATTAACAATGAGGTGGTTATGCTTGCTTTCGTTCAACAACCAGCGTCGCGATTTGAACCAAGTCATTTGAAGAACTGGTAGCTGCCTCTATGCCTTTTAGATTGCTGTAGCTAATGGAACCCGTACTTGTTCTAGTATGTAATTGATATGACCTGCTGCTGCCTAGTTGCTAGATCAATTCATGTCAGTTTCTAGAACCTTTACTGTAGTTAATATTACTTGAACCTTATTTGCTTCGAGAACTATTTTCTGCTGAGAATACAAAAAATTTCTCATATCGTTGCCCCAGCAGATGAAGCTGAATTGCCACGTGGAAGAGCTCTGTTGATAATCCGATGGATATAGTATATATAGTTATTAAACAAATTAAGTGGAGATCAGATCACCTTTCTAAGAAAATGCATGGTCCTCTTTAACTAGCTAGGGAGTTAAAAACTGGTTCTCTCTCATTTCatgtattattatcattattatagcTGTTTCGCATTAGTTAGCGATGCTTGCTCTACATTGTGCATCTCCTGTGTTACAACCAGCATCTTTAATTTTTATCACTCAAATAGCTATCCGTTCGTGTTAggtaaaaagaaagaaagaaaagaaactgAGAGATACATTCCGTAAGAAGAAGCTATTCAAGAGGATAAAGGGAAATACGTAGGGAGATGAAAATCCAAGAGTAGAGATCAAATACAAGGACACAGGTATCAACTCTAGGAACTCTGAAGTGTTgatgtgaattatgtgggaaaCAGTCAAACCAAAATTTGGCAGCTGAAGATGTATCAGTTTGTTAAGGGTGGTGAAGTGAAGGGATAGTAGTTGGAATATTAGGCAGAGTATGTTGGAAATGGAGGCGCAGTCACCTTAGAAGCAATAGTTCAAGATGTGCTGGGCGGTTCGCGGACCGCCCTAGTCCTACGTAGACGGGAGGGGGATGGGTTTAAGGGTAGGAGGAAGGGGATCGTGGAGGGATTTGGTTTTGGTCCCCCATTAGACCGGCCCGATCAAACCTGCTAAAGGCCTGTCCGGATCAGTCCTGACTCGGTCCGTCTTGGTCCAgcctaatttatttttatttttaaaatctagTCGTTCCTAGCTGTTACTCAACAGACATTTTTTTGCAATAATGGCTGTCGGCAACGGCTAGAAACGCCATTTTGCCCCCTCCCCCCGCCCCGAAACCCCTACATTTCCAGAATTTTGTTTTAACCCCTAAGGGGTCGTTCGGTATGAAGCATAAGCACCATAATACATGCATAAACTTGTATGTTAATTATTTGGTTGTTCATCTCCAACCAACATAAAATTCAACATAATTTATACCATGTGAGATTGTTTTCTTCCTAACCTGTATAATTTTCAGCACAACTTATGTTATGTTTGGTTCCTTTTTTCCTTTGTGATATAAATACATGGATAAGTTTATACAACTATCTGTGGTAGAATATTAAATAACAAATACATGTATTAGTAATACATGGATAAGACCAAAAAATCCTCATATTTAATTTGTAGTATAAAGCATTTTACGGAGCTCCTCTTAATTGTAATGGCAAACAAACTAGATAAAAGCCTAAAACTAAAACGATAAATATACTGTGAATCTCACAGCCCATACTAAGGAAACATGGTGTACTACaatatttaatttgtatttttcCTTCTATTTTAGAAGTATGGTTCTTCCTTCTTTTTACATGCTTAGTAAAATATACAAAGTTAAGATGGTCAAGGATAAGTTAAGATGGTCAAGGATAAATAGttacataaattttattttctttaaaaggCAAAGATATTTAAAATTATACATTGAATAATAAAAACAAATTAAACATTCAACAAATAATAATCTCTATATTACAATTCTTGAATCACTAATTCTTGCATGATTAGTCCCTCCATAACTAAACTCTGTATAACTGATTCATGTATTACTAAATCCTGCAAAGCTAATTTCAACATAACTAATTCTTGTGTTACTAATACATGCATAGCTCTAACCAGCAACAAACGACTCCTAAGTTTATAAAATTAACCCCTTCtccttctttatttttcacaCAAATTTTAATAGGCTCTCTAGTCTCTCTCACTAAATTGCTACTCCATATGTTTCATTTTATCTGGCTTGATTTGGAGTACAAGGGTCAAAATTCTTAACTTTGACCATGAATTTTAGacataaatttatcaaaatttttaaataaaattacaTATTTAGAAACTACATATAAAGtattataagttataataatttatatttcAAAATACTTACCAAAATTTAAGAAAACCGTGGTCAAAGATGAATCTCGTAAACTCCTCAATAACTAagacacataaattgaaatggaaggAGTATTAAATATAGAATTATTCAATTTGCTATCAATTATTTGGGAATTGGGAGGGAAGTTGGCAACTAGCTTGGAGATTGAGCAAATATCAACTATTCACCTTAATTATACATTTGCGTTTACCTCGGGGTTTGGTACTGCAACGATCCAACTGTCGTCGTTTTAGCATCACGTTTTCTGATTTGATACTTCCTGTAAGTTCATTTAATATTTTGGTACTTACAAATATGAGTGATTCAGATCCCGAAGGGTTCAGGAGCGTTTTGGCACCATTAATTAGAACTTTAAGGTtcattaagagcccgtttggtgTGGATGTATCAAGCTATGTGCTTTAGACAAATCACCTGGCCCGGATGGATACACTATGAgtttctttcattcctgttggGATGTTGTAAAGGATGACGTTATGAGAATAATGAAATTTTTTCAAACACTGGAATACTTTGAGAAGAGTTTCAATGCATCATATATATAGCTCTTATACCAAAGAAGATTGGTGGCAGAGTGGTAAGAGATTTTAGGCCTATTAGCCTAATGGGGTATGTGTATAAGATCATCTCCAAGGTACTGACCAAGAGACTAAAAACAGTAATTTCCAAGTTGGTGGACAGACAACAAATGACACTCATAAAAGGGAGACAGATAATGGATGCAGCTCTGGCGGCTAATGAATGTATTGACTCCATATTAAAGAGGATGACACCTGAGATATTATGCAAGTATGATATAAAGAAAACTTATGATCATATGAACTGGattttttttctcaaaatgttgaggGATATGGGTTTGAGTAGAAAAAGGATCAAGTGGATTCTACTTTGCATACGCTTAGTCAAATTTTCTGTTTTGATCAATGGCTCTACTGAAAGTTATTTTCCTTCACGCAGCGGGCTGAGCAgccttcacttccaaccaagagattgtgagttcgagtcaccccaagagcaaggtggggtgttcttggagggagagagccaagggtctatcggaaatagcatCTCTACCTCagaataggggtaaggtctgcgtacacactactcatcccagactccactagtgggattatactgggttgttgttgttgttgtagaggGCTGAGATAGGAAGACCGTATCTCCCCTTTTCTGTTCTTAATTGCAATGAAAGGTTTAAATAGCGTGGTGAAGTTAGCCAATAACAATGGATGGATGTCTATGTTTAAGGTGGAaagtggggtggggtggggggtggggggctGGAAATAACTCATTTGCTATATTCAGATGATACTTTGGTTTTGCGAGGCAAAAGATGAGCCATTAAGACACATTAGAGCAATCTTAACTCTCTTTGAGGCAACTTCTGGTCTTCATGTAAATTGGAGGAAGAGTTTTCTTTTCCCAGTTAATGAGGTAATTGATATACCAAGGTTGGCAGGTGTTCTTGGGTGTATTGTGGGAGCTCTTCCAACAACATACTTAGGCATGCCACTTGATTCTAAAATAAAGCCTTAAGACATCTGGAGTGGCGTACTAGAAAGATGGGAGAAAAGACTGGTCAGGTAAAAACGTCAACACTTATCTttgggtggggggtggggggtgggggcaGAGTGACACTGATCAATAGCATCCTGGATGCACTCCTGACATACATGATGTCTTTTTTCCTATCCCTATAAAGATAGAAAAAAGGATTGATGCCATCAGAAGGAAATTCATTGGCAAGGCAACAAAGAGAAGAAAGTTTTCCATTTAATTAAGTGGATGAACCATATACTCAGCAAGAAATATGGGGGCCTAGGCATAAGAAATTACTACACAATAAAAGTCTACTTATGAAATGGCTTTCGAGATCTAGTATGAAGGAGCAAACCTTATGGAAAGAAGTAATCACTGAAAAGTATGGTCTTGCGGGACAATGGGTTTCAAGGGCAATTACTAAACCTTATGGGGTCAGTTATAGAAATCTATCAGGGCTTATTGGCCTCTTTTGGTCCCAAATATTGACATCTTAGTAGGAAATGGAAGGAAGACATCCTTCTGGAATGACAATTAGTTGGGACATGGACGTGTGAAAGACTTGTTCAATAATATGAATGTTTTTAGTCTGAATCCAGAAACCATAGTTGGAGACTGTTGGGACTAGCAAGGATGGAACTTCAACTTTAGGAGACAGCTTAATGACTGGGAATTTCCCAGATTCATTTAATTGTTGAGAGCACTTGGTCATTTCAAGGGGATAACAGAAGAGGAGGATAGATATCAATAGAAAAGACACGGTAAGGGCCAATTTGCAATGAATTTAGCATATACCTTGCTTATCACCCTGGTCGGTAAGTTCAGTTGTGGAGTTGGAAAGCAGTATGTGAAGTGAGAATAGCACCTAAAATAGCTTGTTTTGTATGGCTAGTTGTCAGAGATGCTTTGCAAACACAAAACAATTTAAAGAGAAGGGGAAGGACATTGTGCTCAAGGTATTATCTATGTGGGAATGAGGATGAAAATAGTAGTCACCTATTTATACATTGCATGGTGGCTAGAGTTCTCTGGCAACTATTTTTGAGTATGAAACGATTGTCATGGACCATGTCTAGGACTACAGGGGAGCTGCTTGCTTGTTGGAATTGTTTTGCTGGGTCAAATAGACATAAACAATGGTGGAAGACTATCCCAGGATGCATATGGTGGACCATTTGGAAGGAAAGAAACAATATGTGTTTTGAAGGGAACAACAATTCTTTACAGAAAATTAGATATCATAGAATCCCTGTATTAGGAACTAGAAGAAGctatatttttttgttttgtcAATTGTAATGTTGGATTTAGCACAACCTTTGTGCTAAAGATATATAATATTGTTATcgttttcaaaaaatttaatagCCTGTTTAGCCAAACATCCAAAAattacttattttgaaaagtgcttCCCAAAAAAGCACTTTTGGAGAATAGTAGTTTGTGTTAGGCCAATTCATTTTAGAAGCGctttttaaaatatttgataagtaaatTGTGTTTTGCCGATCTttctaaaaagtatttttttgtatcaaattacgaaAAAGAACAGTAAATGTTCAAATTATAATTAGTAATATTTGCAGAAGATAATGGAATTTATAAaacataaagtaaaaatatatataaaattttaggcaatataGAATATAGTGCCACGATCCAAAAATCCACTGagggtcgtgatgacacctaaccccaaaggttaggtaagccaacaCACAATAAGGATTCAATAAAACAAAACGAGATACAATAAGTCCGAATAACATAAATAGTGGAATACATCTCCAAAAACAGCCAAAATAGTAATACATAATACCAACTCCCTAAAtcaggtagtacagagtcatgagctctataaCTGCATATATAATATATCTCAATAGTACAATACTGTCTGAATGTAAAATAACAGTATACTATAAGGGAAGGGGACTTTAACGGTTTGCAACAGTCATGCAACACTTCCTTGAATCCTCTCAATCAACAAAAAATACTCACTCCCTGGGTCCGCTGTTGCCAACACCTGGCTATGTACAAAAATGTGTAAAAGTTAAGTACGAGACAatgtgtactcaataagtatcaagactaacctcagtgaagtagtgacgagattttAAGTCAcgtgatactcactagtcaaagaaCTTGTGCAATAAATACAATGACTTGCAACAAGAATATAACAAAGTGCAAAATCATCAACTTCACAAATTAAGAGATATCAATTCAATATAGGTAAATCAATATTGGCACTCGAGTCATCAACAAATAATAAAGGCATAGAGTAGCATGTTAAAATTCAACATAAAAACACAACAAGGTATAAAGGATTCACTTGCAAGGCCAAGCTTCCACCCTTACACTCCACTCATCATCATCCGCCTCTACAACAGAATAAATCAACATCAGTCAAAGTACCACAATCCGCGTGtataccatcaagagagaaacccGAAGGGCTGGCCATATGTACCTCGGGAGCCCCAACCATATGTACCCTAGGGAGATGGATCCATATCTATACGCCGCACGACAAAAACCTTATTCCATAACAATAAGAGCACGATAAAGACttcgtgccataataataaaaatatcatcACAACTGCACGGTAAAGACCTCGTGCCAAAACAACCACAATATTATCATAATCGCACGACAAAGTCCTCGTGCCTCAACATCATTACATCACAATATCCGAACGAAAGAGACCTCGTGCCAACACCAAACCAATCCGCTCAACATGTCGATACGTGCCAAAATCATAACAATCCAAGATAACAATTGATCATCAAAGAGACATATGCTCACAAATAATCAATAATGTGCACAAAGATAGAATAATAATAAAGTGCAGATGTGCGTTCAAGATATGAAATATGACTACAGCTAAATCAATatagcaatgattccacaaatTTCCTTCTTGGCTAATTAGGAACTAATAATCTTGAAACATGATCAATAACACGAAAGTATAAGCGcacgtagtcatacaaaggaTTACACATTAATCATAGAGAGCACACAACCAAATTAAGGTATAATAGAAGCCTAGAGTCTAATCCGATTATTTTTTATACATAACACCCGTATATacgcttgtcacctcacatatatgttgatTTACATATATTTCAATTAGACAAATAAGGTCTAATCCCAAGGGTTATTCTCTcgcacaagattaggcaagatacttatctcaacaaGCCTAAATTAACATTCTAAAATTGCCCCCCCCTAGAAATCACCTCCAACCGGCTcaaatctattttaaaaataacttaataacgtcaaacaaagctatagaaatcaattccaaataataagCCTAACATATGATGGGAAtaccaacctgtcacgaccccTAAATCCCATCTTaggaatcgtgatggcacctagtatctaagactaggtaagcctaacacatgataGAAATTCAACATAAATAACGACTAAGCTATTGATTTGAACtgataaaaataacataataaaaacTAAAACGGAGCAATAGCCATACAATCCCAAAATCGGTggtacagagtcataagctctactaaaaTACACTAAAAATCTATAGTACAATACTGTTcggaaataaaataaacagtAGCATAAGATcactagaaggtgactctgaggcctgtggGCGTCAAGCAGGTATATCTTAAAGTCTCCGCGGTGTCTGAATCAACTCACTAGCATCCGACACGGGCATAAgtacctgaatttgcacaaaaatatatagaaacgtagcatgaatacaccactacgatacccaataagtatcaagcctaacctcggtggagtagtgacgaggtcaggtcaaaacacctactagacatagaaacctgtgCGAAATATAAATGTAATCTAACAACGGGAAGTAAAAGCAACAAATGAAAACAAagcataataataatataaggctAATAATGGGAGAAAAAGCAATGAATGACAATAAAGAGTGATCatatgataaaaataacaaatgttCAAATACAgttaaaatacaagtgaaatgaaCTAAAGAAAACAATAATCATTCAATTCAACAAGCCGTTCCAACATAGAATGTGCAACAAAAATCACACCGAGGTTCCACACCTCATATTCATATTTCAgaagtcacaatcacaatcttccttatatcgccgcgtgagctttgcatttattttaaaaatattttttctaaaataacttcacgcgctttagcccccttatctcgcaaCGCAACTTTAAGCAATTTCCCTTATTAGTAACACGcgcataaatcccaccttatctcgccgcatgagCATCAATACACTACCCTTATACCattgcatgcgcatcaatatcacaacacaacaatcaactcgcaccacacgtgccaatatgccacaacattaccaaaatcaacaataccaatataaTCATAATACATAGCCCACAGATCAAGCACGATGtgcacaagaatctcaataacaacaaaatgaattgGGAAACAATTCAACAATAAAAGATATCCCATAAAATAACAACTTTAATTAGAACATGTTAATATATCTCAATAACTACAACTTCAAATCAATGCATAAGAATAatctcaacaatgaaagatatgacACGTAACAACAACCTCAATTAAATACATATAACAGCAAACTCGACAATGAAAGGTAGACCATGTGTTAACAACTTTAATTAAGACAAATAAGAGAAAACTTGATAAGTAAAgatagaacatgtaataacaactacaattaaggcatataagagttaACCTGGAAgatagaacatgtaataacatctacaattaaagcatataagaatgAACTCAACAACAAAAGATATAACAAGTGATAACAACTTTAAATAAATACATATAAGTAACCTAAAAGTTAAAACaagt containing:
- the LOC104100749 gene encoding DEAD-box ATP-dependent RNA helicase 15 isoform X2, with translation MDVICQAKSGMGKTAVFVLSTLQQIEPVAGQVAAMVLCHTRELAYQICHEFERFSTYLPDIKVAVFYGGVNIKLHKELLKNECPHIVVGTPGRILALARDKDLSLRNVRHFILDECDKMLESLDMRRDVQTIFKMTPHDKQVMMFSATLSKEIRPVCKKFMQDPMEIYVDDEAKLTLHGLVQHYIKLSETEKNRKLNDLLDALDFNQVVIFVKSVSRAAQLNKLLVECNFPSICIHSGMTQEERLTRYKNFKEGHKRILVATDLVGRGIDIERVNIVVNYDMPDSADTYLHRVGRAGRFGTKGLAITFVSSASDSDVLNQVQERFEVDIKELPEQIDTSTYMPS